Within Stella humosa, the genomic segment GCCGTTCGACCAGGCGGCGCTGGCCGCGCGCTTTCCCCAGCTTTCCGCCGCCCAGGTCCTCCAGGTCGGCGAAAGCCTGGTCAACCTGCGGCTGGCGGAGATGGCCTGACGGGCGCGGCCTACCGGCCGCCCTCGTCCGTCATGGCGACGACGATTCCGTCCCGCTCGGCCTTGGTGCGGGCCGATTCGGCCGCCAGGCGCGAGTAGGAGCGGATGCTGAACGGGATGAAGGCGATGTAGACGATGGCAATCGCCGCCAGGGTCAGCCAGGGCTCGCTGACGGCGGCGGCGGCGATCACGCCCACCGCCAGGAGCGCCAGCGGCACCTGCGACTGCGGCACCCGCACCTTCTTCATGGCGTAGGTCGGCACCCGGCTGATCATCAGGGCGGCGATGGCGAGCAGCCAGATGGCGTTCAGCCAGGGGTTGGCGAAGAAGGCCTCGGGGAACTGCTGGGCCAGGATCATCGGCAGCAGGGCTAGGCCTGCCCCGGCCGGGGCAGGCACGCCGTTGAAGTAGTTGTAGGCCCAGGGCGGCATGTCCGGGTCGTTCAGCTTGGTATTGAAGCGCGCCAGGCGCAGCGCACAGCAGGTGATGTAGACCAGCGCCACCACCCAGCCGAAGCCGGCGATGCCCTTCATCGCGAACTGGTGCACCAGCATGCCCGGCACCAGCCCGAAGGCGATCACGTCCGACAGCGAATCGAGCTGCGCGCCGAAGCCGGACGTGCCGCCGATCAGGCGGGCGATGCGGCCGTCGAGCGCGTCGAACACGGCCGCCAGCAGGATCATGCCGATGGCATGCTCCCAACGGCCTTCCAGGCCGAAGCGGAGCGCGGTGACGCCGGCCGCCAGGGCCAACACGGTCAGCGCG encodes:
- a CDS encoding CDP-alcohol phosphatidyltransferase family protein: MKLHSRLRRRESGRLRALPINRLIPNALTVLALAAGVTALRFGLEGRWEHAIGMILLAAVFDALDGRIARLIGGTSGFGAQLDSLSDVIAFGLVPGMLVHQFAMKGIAGFGWVVALVYITCCALRLARFNTKLNDPDMPPWAYNYFNGVPAPAGAGLALLPMILAQQFPEAFFANPWLNAIWLLAIAALMISRVPTYAMKKVRVPQSQVPLALLAVGVIAAAAVSEPWLTLAAIAIVYIAFIPFSIRSYSRLAAESARTKAERDGIVVAMTDEGGR